One genomic segment of Ricinus communis isolate WT05 ecotype wild-type chromosome 3, ASM1957865v1, whole genome shotgun sequence includes these proteins:
- the LOC125369526 gene encoding uncharacterized protein LOC125369526 has translation MDFVLRLPRTLRKHDAIWIIIDRLMKLAHFLPVQQSDSLDKLAEIYVPEIVRLHGVPTSIMSDRDPRYHSSIGMAPYEALYGRRYRSPVCWDMDGLRQLEGPKLIQEIVDKIQIVKKCLKAAQDRQKIYVDKHRREMEYEVGEKVFLRVSPWKGIIRFGKQGKLSPRYRSDPSHIVQESELQLTEDLSYKEELVRILDRQVKKLRNKEIPIVKIKWSRHSPKEATWEVEKDMRVQYPYLFSENGDSL, from the exons ATGGATTTTGTTCTAAGATTGCCTCGAACCTTGAGGAAGCATGATGCCATATGGATAATTATTGATCGACTTATGAAATTAGCTCATTTTCTACCTGTGCAACAAAGTGATTCACTAGACAAATTGGCAGAAATATATGTGCCAGAAATTGTAAGATTACATGGAGTGCCAACATCAATTATGTCAGACAGAGATCCACG TTATCATTCGagtatcggtatggctccATATGAAGCTCTATATGGCAGAAGATATAGAAGTCCTGTTTGTTGGGATATGGATGGGTTACGACAATTAGAAGGTCCTAAATTGATACAAGAAATTGTagataaaattcaaatagtCAAAAAATGCTTAAAGGCTGCACAAGACAGACAAAAGATTTATGTGGACAAGCATAGAAGAGAGATGGAGTATGAAGTGGGTGAAAAAGTATTTTTGAGAGTGTCACCATGGAAGGGTATTATACGATTTGGCAAGCAAGGAAAATTAAGTCCGAG ATATAGATCTGATCCTAGCCATATAGTACAGGAGTCAGAATTACAGTTAACTGAAGATTTAAGTTATAAAGAAGAGCTTGTTAGAATTCTTGATAGGCAGGTAAAGAAGTTACGTAACAAAGAAATTCCAATAGTAAAGATTAAGTGGAGTCGACATTCACCAAAAGAAGCTACATGGGAAGTGGAAAAAGACATGAGAGTTCAATACCCTTACCTATTTTCTGAGAATGGTGACTCACTTTAA
- the LOC125369527 gene encoding uncharacterized protein LOC125369527, with translation MDIREKISLKPPSYSTLLEAALRVEECLIEKDAMTAKKRKMINEYGGLERKGRDISFRGSRSQGSRYYGRGVSQQNVSKYATVILGRGGRSGYSQSRVESKRGEGGVSISRGYSSPCARCNRFYSGECWGTRKILCFYCSKPGHITRDCWSKNRASESQVSGQSSIGENMTQGGVSRARGRGIGRGEGFNMVQAGQIGQPQQSLPQARVYAVTRQEAPSATDIMTSKISIYGFDAYMLIDPGSTCSFISYEFALKNHNDIETLGYNIYVSMPVGGTVIVDKVVKTCLVIINGNTLYADLVVIKLKEFDIILGMDWLSKDHAIVDCHTKEVGYEAYLANVVDVSKVSPGVMNIPVVKEFADEFPEELPGLPPHRETDFEIETIPGEAPLNHFTIKNKYPFPRIDDLLDQLKGATVLSKTDLRSGYWQLRIAEAHIPKTAFRTRYEFIVMPFELKNAPAAFMSLMNEIFQRYLDRFVIVFIDDILIYSETREQHEEHLRIVLQILIEKQLYAKSNKYEFWLEEIAFLGHIVFKNGVQPDSSKIAAVKEWESPKNVLEVRSFLGLAGYYRRFVEGFSILAKPLTNLLKKNVIFKWDAKCEKSFEELKKRLIYAPVLTLPSGSGGYAIFTDASQQGLGCVLMQNGKVIAYASRQLRSYELNYLTHDLELAAIVHAIKIWRHYLYGETFQIFTDHKSLKYIPIQKELNLRQRRWMELLKDYDCIIDYHPRKANKVVNVLSRKTIEKSVGMTCHTVQSLVELRTLHVEIALRDDIPLASMHVKPLLDSKIQERQMSDPYLRKMKDKVQQGMNE, from the exons ATGGATATTCGGGAAAAGATTTCCTTGAAGCCACCAAGTTATAGTACCTTATTAGAGGCTGCATTGAGGGTAGAAGAATGTTTGATTGAGAAAGATGCAATGACagctaagaaaagaaagatgataaaTGAATATGGTGGTttagaaaggaaaggaagagaCATTTCTTTTAGAGGTTCTAGGTCTCAAGGGAGTAGATATTATGGGAGAGGGGTTAGCCAGCAAAATGTGAGTAAGTATGCTACAGTGATATTGGGTAGAGGCGGACGAAGTGGTTACAGCCAAAGTAGGGTAGAGAGTAAGAGAGGTGAGGGAGGTGTTTCAATTAGTCGAGGATATAGTTCACCATGTGCTAGATGTAATAGGTTTTACAGTGGAGAATGTTGGGGAACAAGGAAGATACTTTGTTTTTACTGTAGTAAGCCGGGGCATATAACTAGAGATTGTTGGAGTAAAAATCGAGCTAGTGAAAGTCAAGTTTCAGGACAGAGCAGCATAGGTGAAAATATGACTCAGGGAGGAGTAAGTAGAGCAAGAGGTAGAGGAATAGGACGAGGAGAAGGTTTTAACATGGTGCAGGCTGGACAGATAGGCCAACCTCAGCAATCACTGCCCCAAGCTAGAGTGTATGCAGTGACAAGACAAGAAGCACCTTCTGCAACTGATATTATGACTAGTAAAATCTCTATTTATGGTTTTGATGCTTATATGTTAATTGATCCAGGATcaacatgttcattcatttcatATGAATTTGCATTGAAAAACCACAATGATATAGAAACCTTGGGGTATAACATTTATGTATCAATGCCTGTTGGGGGTACTGTAATTGTAGATAAGGTTGTCAAAACTTGTCTTGTGATCATAAATGGGAACACACTGTATGCGGATCTAGTAGTGATAAAACTTAAggaatttgatattattttaggAATGGATTGGCTATCTAAGGATCATGCTATAGTAGATTGTCACACAAAAGAAGTG GGTTATGAAGCTTATTTGGCTAATGTGGTGGATGTATCCAAAGTTAGTCCAGGAGTAATGAATATTCCAGTAGTGAAGGAATTTGCAGATGAATTTCCAGAAGAACTACCGGGTTTACCTCCACATCGAGAGACAGACTTTGAGATAGAAACTATACCTGGAGAAGCACCA TTAAATCATTTTACcataaagaacaaatatcCTTTTCCACGGATTGATGACTTATTAGACCAGTTAAAAGGAGCAACTGTACTCTCCAAGACTGATTTGAGGTCTGGATATTGGCAATTGAGAATTGCAGAGGCACACATACCAAAGACTGCATTTAGAACAcgatatgaatttattgtgatgccatttgaACTAAAAAATGCACCTGCTGCTTTTATGTCTCTAATGAACGAAATATTTCAGAGGTATCTAGATCGTTTTGTCATTGTGTTTATCgatgatatattgatttattctGAAACTCGAGAACAGCATGAAGAACATTTGAGAATAGTGTTGCAGATTTTGATAGAAAAGCAACTTTAtgcaaaatctaataaatatgaGTTCTGGCTAGAAGAAATTGCATTCTTGGGGCATATTGTTTTCAAAAATGGTGTACAACCTGATTCTTCGAAGATCGCAGCCGTAAAGGAGTGGGAATCCCCTAAAAATGTATTAGAGGTACGAAGTTTTTTAGGATTAGCTGGATATTATAGGAGATTTGTTGAAGGATTTTCAATCCTTGCTAAACCATTAACAAACTTGCTGAAGAAGAATGTCATATTTAAATGGGATGCTAAATGTGAGAAAAGTTTTGaagaattgaagaaaagaCTTATTTATGCACCAGTTCTAACCTTACCATCAGGAAGTGGTGGATATGCAATTTTTACAGATGCGTCACAACAGGGATTGGGGTGTGTGTTAATGCAAAATGGAAAAGTCATTGCTTATGCTTCTCGACAGTTAAGGAGTTATGAACTGAATTATCTGACTCATGATCTGGAATTGGCAGCAATTGTGCATGCTATAAAAATCTGGAGGCATTATTTGTATGGAGAAACATTTCAGATTTTCACTGAccataaaagtttaaaatatatccCAATACAAAAAGAGTTAAACTTAAGACAAAGAAGGTGGATGGAGTTGTtaaaggattatgattgtatTATAGATTACCATCCGAGAAAAGCCAACAAAGTTGTTAATGTTTTGAGTAGGAAAACCATTGAGAAAAGTGTTGGAATGACTTGTCATACAGTACAATCATTAGTAGAGCTTAGAACATTGCATGTAGAAATTGCACTTCGGGATGATATACCTCTTGCAAGTATGCATGTCAAGCCTTTATTGGACAGTAAAATTCAAGAAAGGCAGATGAGTGATccatatttaagaaaaatgaaggatAAAGTACAACAAGGAATGAATGAATAG
- the LOC8285939 gene encoding DUF724 domain-containing protein 6 isoform X1 — MGGGRSSRQNSGRNFSIGDLVEVSSDEEGFRGAWYEARILKSLSSSRSCYSKRKAEALVQYRTLLSDTDEKKPLTEYVDFSFIRPFPPVPSTIPAFEPLDVVDAFHRDGWWKGIVTKVDVFEDDKTNSKKYTVVFENPPEQFQFLSKDLRFHWDWSNGAWSRLQRQKRMEGLRFSKGMAVEVNLDKENLEDAWFPATVLEEVGFNSFLLDCGSSNGHIKETVDCFHIRPPPPKLYITEFEILEAVDVFHESSWREALIIKILTEGRYSVSLKHAEKEMQLSQSEIRPHLSLMDGVWVNLARDICIAVQYEEKRLTNADSNAEDHEVAISVESSIRAMNEIEEKSSCRKLSTAKDYREEKLFCKKSRKNPLEQSMACNAQSPSKKVRKTPPKGEDALSCPSKKLKKANSVKPLSCQACHAELTPIKTINQEMQTNCSTDLQNNVDPSPQDALLENKVTGYMEKRERQMSSKVTSQWVPAVGREEKTKGDLAEILVEIEHMEKDAHSSFSLVEGTRGLHAENGYQHSDEVINQKKESSVIGQQKEGEQSNIAGNGTSEIDFQDCATEEAELSTVISMEHLDVLTGSSAIVSLENHMAKEVSMAAVMESCNTQALSTCFPDVLTGSSAIVSLENHMAKEVSMAAVMESCNTQALSTCFPDVLTGSSAIVSLENHMAKEVSMAAVMESCNTQALSTCFPGKRERKVENFKQSSVINVPEATELVENLEMPFLKSSLIWKNIESLEVFQVLPQKPHFSPLIGHKEASREGMAMGHMLSFAVLIEKMSKLRVDDGREVFESYMEVLAELEMHGFEVKAIAERLEKLLSIKDRCKRLEDEAKKVHIGMAEGKNEKIKLEEDIDKIEKRISQLEEQRAMKVSMKMMKDSELITLQVNANAVNEDILNMEHEFENVAAAPW, encoded by the exons ATGGGAGGGGGGCGCTCCAGCAGGCAAAATAGCGGACGGAATTTTAGCATAGGAGACCTGGTGGAAGTGAGCAGCGATGAAGAAGGGTTTAGAGGCGCATGGTACGAGGCCAGGATCCTCAAATCACTCTCTTCTTCAAGAAGCTGTTACTCTAAAAGAAAAGCCGAGGCCTTGGTTCAGTATCGTACTCTACTTTCAGATACAGATGAGAAGAAGCCATTGACGGAGTACGTTGATTTTTCCTTCATTAGGCCTTTCCCTCCGGTTCCTAGTACTATCCCTGCCTTTGAACCACTTGATGTCGTTGACGCCTTTCACCGTGATGGCTGGTGGAAGGGTATCGTCACTAAAGTTGATGTTTTTGAGGATGATAAGACCAACTCAAAGAAGTACACTGTTGTTTTTGAAAACCCACCCGAACAATTTCAGTTTCTCTCTAAAGATTTGAGGTTTCATTGGGATTGGAGTAATGGGGCATGGTCTCGACTCCAAAGACAAAAG AGAATGGAAGGATTAAGGTTTAGTAAAGGGATGGCTGTAGAGGTGAATCTTGACAAAGAAAACTTAGAAGATGCTTGGTTTCCAGCAACTGTTCTTGAGGAAGTCGGCTTCAATTCTTTCTTGCTAGATTGTGGCAGCTCAAATGGTCATATTAAAGAAACTGTTGATTGCTTCCACATCCGCCCTCCCCCTCCTAAGTTGTATATTACAGAATTTGAGATCTTGGAAGCAGTTGATGTTTTCCATGAGTCAAGTTGGAGGGAAGCCCTCATTATCAAAATTCTTACAGAAGGAAGGTACAGTGTCTCTCTAAAGCATGCAGAAAAGGAGATGCAGCTGAGTCAATCTGAAATAAGGCCACATCTCTCTTTGATGGATGGTGTATGGGTTAATCTTGCCAGG GATATATGTATTGCTGTACAATATGAAGAGAAGAGATTAACAAATGCTGACAGCAATGCAGAAGACCATGAGGTAGCTATAAGTGTTGAGAGTTCAATCAGAGCGATGAATGAGATTGAAGAGAAATCTTCTTGCAGAAAATTAAGCACAGCAAAGGATTACAGAGAAGAGAAATTGTTTTGCAAAAAGTCAAGGAAGAATCCATTAGAGCAGTCAATGGCTTGTAATGCACAATCACCAAGTAAGAAAGTAAGGAAGACACCACCTAAAGGTGAGGATGCACTTTCATGCCCTTCCAAAAAGTTGAAAAAAGCAAACTCTGTCAAACCCTTGTCTTGCCAAGCATGTCATGCAGAGTTGACGCCAATCAAGACTATAAACCAAGAAATGCAAACCAATTGCTCAACCGATCTCCAAAATAATGTT GATCCTAGTCCACAAGATGCTTTACTGGAGAATAAAGTGACAGGCTACATGGAGAAAAGGGAAAGACAGATGAGTTCTAAAGTTACAAGCCAGTGGGTTCCAGCAGTAG GCAGAGAGGAAAAGACAAAAGGAGACTTGGCTGAAATCCTAGTTGAAATTGAGCACATGGAAAAAGATGCTcattcttccttttccttaGTTGAGGGGACGAGGGGCCTCCATGCAGAAAACGGTTACCAACATTCTGATGAG GTGATTAAtcagaagaaagaaagtagtGTGATCGGGCAGCAGAAAGAAG GTGAACAGAGCAATATAGCTGGAAATGGTACTAGTGAAATTGACTTTCAAGATTGTGCAACTGAAGAGGCTGAATTGTCTACAGTAATCAGCATGGAGCATTTAG ATGTCTTGACCGGATCGTCAGCCATAGTTTCTTTGGAAAATCACATGGCAAAAGAAGTTAGCATGGCTGCTGTGATGGAATCCTGTAACACTCAAGCTCTATCAACATGCTTTCCAG ATGTCTTGACCGGATCGTCAGCCATAGTTTCTTTGGAAAATCACATGGCAAAAGAAGTTAGCATGGCTGCTGTGATGGAATCCTGTAACACTCAAGCTCTATCAACATGCTTTCCAG ATGTCTTGACCGGATCGTCAGCCATAGTTTCTTTGGAAAATCACATGGCAAAAGAAGTTAGCATGGCTGCTGTGATGGAATCCTGTAACACTCAAGCTCTATCAACATGCTTTCCAG gtaaaagagaaagaaaagtagaaaatTTCAAGCAATCTTCAGTGATAAATGTTCCAGAAGCCACTGAGCTTGTGGAGAATCTAGAGATGCCATTTCTTAAGAGCTCACTTATATGGAAAAACATTGAATCTCTAGAAGTTTTCCAAGTCCTGCCACAAAAACCACATTTCAGTCCTCTGATTGGACATAAAGAGGCGAGCCGCGAAGGAATGGCTATGGGTCATATGTTGAGCTTTGCAGTTCTGATAGAGAAGATGTCCAAGTTGCGAGTTGATGATGGTAGAGAAGTTTTCGAGAGCTATATGGAAGTCCTTGCTGAGCTTGAAATGCATGGATTTGAGGTTAAGGCAATAGCGGAGCGCCTTGAGAAGTTGCTGTCAATCAAAGATAGGTGCAAACGGCTAGAGGATGAGGCGAAGAAGGTCCACATTGGGATGGCAGAGGGtaagaatgagaaaataaaattggaaGAGGATATTGATAAAATTGAGAAGCGGATAAGCCAGTTAGAAGAGCAACGGGCAATGAAAGTGtcgatgaagatgatgaaagATTCTGAACTCATCACTCTGCAGGTGAACGCTAATGCTGTGAATGAAGATATTTTGAATATGGAGCATGAATTTGAAAACGTAGCTGCTGCACCTTGGTAA
- the LOC8285939 gene encoding DUF724 domain-containing protein 6 isoform X2: MGGGRSSRQNSGRNFSIGDLVEVSSDEEGFRGAWYEARILKSLSSSRSCYSKRKAEALVQYRTLLSDTDEKKPLTEYVDFSFIRPFPPVPSTIPAFEPLDVVDAFHRDGWWKGIVTKVDVFEDDKTNSKKYTVVFENPPEQFQFLSKDLRFHWDWSNGAWSRLQRQKRMEGLRFSKGMAVEVNLDKENLEDAWFPATVLEEVGFNSFLLDCGSSNGHIKETVDCFHIRPPPPKLYITEFEILEAVDVFHESSWREALIIKILTEGRYSVSLKHAEKEMQLSQSEIRPHLSLMDGVWVNLARDICIAVQYEEKRLTNADSNAEDHEVAISVESSIRAMNEIEEKSSCRKLSTAKDYREEKLFCKKSRKNPLEQSMACNAQSPSKKVRKTPPKGEDALSCPSKKLKKANSVKPLSCQACHAELTPIKTINQEMQTNCSTDLQNNVDPSPQDALLENKVTGYMEKRERQMSSKVTSQWVPAVGREEKTKGDLAEILVEIEHMEKDAHSSFSLVEGTRGLHAENGYQHSDEVINQKKESSVIGQQKEGEQSNIAGNGTSEIDFQDCATEEAELSTVISMEHLDVLTGSSAIVSLENHMAKEVSMAAVMESCNTQALSTCFPGKRERKVENFKQSSVINVPEATELVENLEMPFLKSSLIWKNIESLEVFQVLPQKPHFSPLIGHKEASREGMAMGHMLSFAVLIEKMSKLRVDDGREVFESYMEVLAELEMHGFEVKAIAERLEKLLSIKDRCKRLEDEAKKVHIGMAEGKNEKIKLEEDIDKIEKRISQLEEQRAMKVSMKMMKDSELITLQVNANAVNEDILNMEHEFENVAAAPW, from the exons ATGGGAGGGGGGCGCTCCAGCAGGCAAAATAGCGGACGGAATTTTAGCATAGGAGACCTGGTGGAAGTGAGCAGCGATGAAGAAGGGTTTAGAGGCGCATGGTACGAGGCCAGGATCCTCAAATCACTCTCTTCTTCAAGAAGCTGTTACTCTAAAAGAAAAGCCGAGGCCTTGGTTCAGTATCGTACTCTACTTTCAGATACAGATGAGAAGAAGCCATTGACGGAGTACGTTGATTTTTCCTTCATTAGGCCTTTCCCTCCGGTTCCTAGTACTATCCCTGCCTTTGAACCACTTGATGTCGTTGACGCCTTTCACCGTGATGGCTGGTGGAAGGGTATCGTCACTAAAGTTGATGTTTTTGAGGATGATAAGACCAACTCAAAGAAGTACACTGTTGTTTTTGAAAACCCACCCGAACAATTTCAGTTTCTCTCTAAAGATTTGAGGTTTCATTGGGATTGGAGTAATGGGGCATGGTCTCGACTCCAAAGACAAAAG AGAATGGAAGGATTAAGGTTTAGTAAAGGGATGGCTGTAGAGGTGAATCTTGACAAAGAAAACTTAGAAGATGCTTGGTTTCCAGCAACTGTTCTTGAGGAAGTCGGCTTCAATTCTTTCTTGCTAGATTGTGGCAGCTCAAATGGTCATATTAAAGAAACTGTTGATTGCTTCCACATCCGCCCTCCCCCTCCTAAGTTGTATATTACAGAATTTGAGATCTTGGAAGCAGTTGATGTTTTCCATGAGTCAAGTTGGAGGGAAGCCCTCATTATCAAAATTCTTACAGAAGGAAGGTACAGTGTCTCTCTAAAGCATGCAGAAAAGGAGATGCAGCTGAGTCAATCTGAAATAAGGCCACATCTCTCTTTGATGGATGGTGTATGGGTTAATCTTGCCAGG GATATATGTATTGCTGTACAATATGAAGAGAAGAGATTAACAAATGCTGACAGCAATGCAGAAGACCATGAGGTAGCTATAAGTGTTGAGAGTTCAATCAGAGCGATGAATGAGATTGAAGAGAAATCTTCTTGCAGAAAATTAAGCACAGCAAAGGATTACAGAGAAGAGAAATTGTTTTGCAAAAAGTCAAGGAAGAATCCATTAGAGCAGTCAATGGCTTGTAATGCACAATCACCAAGTAAGAAAGTAAGGAAGACACCACCTAAAGGTGAGGATGCACTTTCATGCCCTTCCAAAAAGTTGAAAAAAGCAAACTCTGTCAAACCCTTGTCTTGCCAAGCATGTCATGCAGAGTTGACGCCAATCAAGACTATAAACCAAGAAATGCAAACCAATTGCTCAACCGATCTCCAAAATAATGTT GATCCTAGTCCACAAGATGCTTTACTGGAGAATAAAGTGACAGGCTACATGGAGAAAAGGGAAAGACAGATGAGTTCTAAAGTTACAAGCCAGTGGGTTCCAGCAGTAG GCAGAGAGGAAAAGACAAAAGGAGACTTGGCTGAAATCCTAGTTGAAATTGAGCACATGGAAAAAGATGCTcattcttccttttccttaGTTGAGGGGACGAGGGGCCTCCATGCAGAAAACGGTTACCAACATTCTGATGAG GTGATTAAtcagaagaaagaaagtagtGTGATCGGGCAGCAGAAAGAAG GTGAACAGAGCAATATAGCTGGAAATGGTACTAGTGAAATTGACTTTCAAGATTGTGCAACTGAAGAGGCTGAATTGTCTACAGTAATCAGCATGGAGCATTTAG ATGTCTTGACCGGATCGTCAGCCATAGTTTCTTTGGAAAATCACATGGCAAAAGAAGTTAGCATGGCTGCTGTGATGGAATCCTGTAACACTCAAGCTCTATCAACATGCTTTCCAG gtaaaagagaaagaaaagtagaaaatTTCAAGCAATCTTCAGTGATAAATGTTCCAGAAGCCACTGAGCTTGTGGAGAATCTAGAGATGCCATTTCTTAAGAGCTCACTTATATGGAAAAACATTGAATCTCTAGAAGTTTTCCAAGTCCTGCCACAAAAACCACATTTCAGTCCTCTGATTGGACATAAAGAGGCGAGCCGCGAAGGAATGGCTATGGGTCATATGTTGAGCTTTGCAGTTCTGATAGAGAAGATGTCCAAGTTGCGAGTTGATGATGGTAGAGAAGTTTTCGAGAGCTATATGGAAGTCCTTGCTGAGCTTGAAATGCATGGATTTGAGGTTAAGGCAATAGCGGAGCGCCTTGAGAAGTTGCTGTCAATCAAAGATAGGTGCAAACGGCTAGAGGATGAGGCGAAGAAGGTCCACATTGGGATGGCAGAGGGtaagaatgagaaaataaaattggaaGAGGATATTGATAAAATTGAGAAGCGGATAAGCCAGTTAGAAGAGCAACGGGCAATGAAAGTGtcgatgaagatgatgaaagATTCTGAACTCATCACTCTGCAGGTGAACGCTAATGCTGTGAATGAAGATATTTTGAATATGGAGCATGAATTTGAAAACGTAGCTGCTGCACCTTGGTAA
- the LOC8285939 gene encoding DUF724 domain-containing protein 6 isoform X3 has translation MGHGLDSKDKRLIWFTDSSKRMEGLRFSKGMAVEVNLDKENLEDAWFPATVLEEVGFNSFLLDCGSSNGHIKETVDCFHIRPPPPKLYITEFEILEAVDVFHESSWREALIIKILTEGRYSVSLKHAEKEMQLSQSEIRPHLSLMDGVWVNLARDICIAVQYEEKRLTNADSNAEDHEVAISVESSIRAMNEIEEKSSCRKLSTAKDYREEKLFCKKSRKNPLEQSMACNAQSPSKKVRKTPPKGEDALSCPSKKLKKANSVKPLSCQACHAELTPIKTINQEMQTNCSTDLQNNVDPSPQDALLENKVTGYMEKRERQMSSKVTSQWVPAVGREEKTKGDLAEILVEIEHMEKDAHSSFSLVEGTRGLHAENGYQHSDEVINQKKESSVIGQQKEGEQSNIAGNGTSEIDFQDCATEEAELSTVISMEHLDVLTGSSAIVSLENHMAKEVSMAAVMESCNTQALSTCFPDVLTGSSAIVSLENHMAKEVSMAAVMESCNTQALSTCFPDVLTGSSAIVSLENHMAKEVSMAAVMESCNTQALSTCFPGKRERKVENFKQSSVINVPEATELVENLEMPFLKSSLIWKNIESLEVFQVLPQKPHFSPLIGHKEASREGMAMGHMLSFAVLIEKMSKLRVDDGREVFESYMEVLAELEMHGFEVKAIAERLEKLLSIKDRCKRLEDEAKKVHIGMAEGKNEKIKLEEDIDKIEKRISQLEEQRAMKVSMKMMKDSELITLQVNANAVNEDILNMEHEFENVAAAPW, from the exons ATGGGGCATGGTCTCGACTCCAAAGACAAAAG ACTGATATGGTTTACTGACTCTTCAAAGAGAATGGAAGGATTAAGGTTTAGTAAAGGGATGGCTGTAGAGGTGAATCTTGACAAAGAAAACTTAGAAGATGCTTGGTTTCCAGCAACTGTTCTTGAGGAAGTCGGCTTCAATTCTTTCTTGCTAGATTGTGGCAGCTCAAATGGTCATATTAAAGAAACTGTTGATTGCTTCCACATCCGCCCTCCCCCTCCTAAGTTGTATATTACAGAATTTGAGATCTTGGAAGCAGTTGATGTTTTCCATGAGTCAAGTTGGAGGGAAGCCCTCATTATCAAAATTCTTACAGAAGGAAGGTACAGTGTCTCTCTAAAGCATGCAGAAAAGGAGATGCAGCTGAGTCAATCTGAAATAAGGCCACATCTCTCTTTGATGGATGGTGTATGGGTTAATCTTGCCAGG GATATATGTATTGCTGTACAATATGAAGAGAAGAGATTAACAAATGCTGACAGCAATGCAGAAGACCATGAGGTAGCTATAAGTGTTGAGAGTTCAATCAGAGCGATGAATGAGATTGAAGAGAAATCTTCTTGCAGAAAATTAAGCACAGCAAAGGATTACAGAGAAGAGAAATTGTTTTGCAAAAAGTCAAGGAAGAATCCATTAGAGCAGTCAATGGCTTGTAATGCACAATCACCAAGTAAGAAAGTAAGGAAGACACCACCTAAAGGTGAGGATGCACTTTCATGCCCTTCCAAAAAGTTGAAAAAAGCAAACTCTGTCAAACCCTTGTCTTGCCAAGCATGTCATGCAGAGTTGACGCCAATCAAGACTATAAACCAAGAAATGCAAACCAATTGCTCAACCGATCTCCAAAATAATGTT GATCCTAGTCCACAAGATGCTTTACTGGAGAATAAAGTGACAGGCTACATGGAGAAAAGGGAAAGACAGATGAGTTCTAAAGTTACAAGCCAGTGGGTTCCAGCAGTAG GCAGAGAGGAAAAGACAAAAGGAGACTTGGCTGAAATCCTAGTTGAAATTGAGCACATGGAAAAAGATGCTcattcttccttttccttaGTTGAGGGGACGAGGGGCCTCCATGCAGAAAACGGTTACCAACATTCTGATGAG GTGATTAAtcagaagaaagaaagtagtGTGATCGGGCAGCAGAAAGAAG GTGAACAGAGCAATATAGCTGGAAATGGTACTAGTGAAATTGACTTTCAAGATTGTGCAACTGAAGAGGCTGAATTGTCTACAGTAATCAGCATGGAGCATTTAG ATGTCTTGACCGGATCGTCAGCCATAGTTTCTTTGGAAAATCACATGGCAAAAGAAGTTAGCATGGCTGCTGTGATGGAATCCTGTAACACTCAAGCTCTATCAACATGCTTTCCAG ATGTCTTGACCGGATCGTCAGCCATAGTTTCTTTGGAAAATCACATGGCAAAAGAAGTTAGCATGGCTGCTGTGATGGAATCCTGTAACACTCAAGCTCTATCAACATGCTTTCCAG ATGTCTTGACCGGATCGTCAGCCATAGTTTCTTTGGAAAATCACATGGCAAAAGAAGTTAGCATGGCTGCTGTGATGGAATCCTGTAACACTCAAGCTCTATCAACATGCTTTCCAG gtaaaagagaaagaaaagtagaaaatTTCAAGCAATCTTCAGTGATAAATGTTCCAGAAGCCACTGAGCTTGTGGAGAATCTAGAGATGCCATTTCTTAAGAGCTCACTTATATGGAAAAACATTGAATCTCTAGAAGTTTTCCAAGTCCTGCCACAAAAACCACATTTCAGTCCTCTGATTGGACATAAAGAGGCGAGCCGCGAAGGAATGGCTATGGGTCATATGTTGAGCTTTGCAGTTCTGATAGAGAAGATGTCCAAGTTGCGAGTTGATGATGGTAGAGAAGTTTTCGAGAGCTATATGGAAGTCCTTGCTGAGCTTGAAATGCATGGATTTGAGGTTAAGGCAATAGCGGAGCGCCTTGAGAAGTTGCTGTCAATCAAAGATAGGTGCAAACGGCTAGAGGATGAGGCGAAGAAGGTCCACATTGGGATGGCAGAGGGtaagaatgagaaaataaaattggaaGAGGATATTGATAAAATTGAGAAGCGGATAAGCCAGTTAGAAGAGCAACGGGCAATGAAAGTGtcgatgaagatgatgaaagATTCTGAACTCATCACTCTGCAGGTGAACGCTAATGCTGTGAATGAAGATATTTTGAATATGGAGCATGAATTTGAAAACGTAGCTGCTGCACCTTGGTAA